A window of the Pogona vitticeps strain Pit_001003342236 chromosome 4, PviZW2.1, whole genome shotgun sequence genome harbors these coding sequences:
- the LOC140704835 gene encoding uncharacterized protein LOC140704835 has product METADSQDAAEGTSGRYSPYDEPSTSSQGAVEASGTARAVSGEYGGAHNAASQSASWPWLGGLQQPFASPNACTTPTMAWPGGFWPPMGPQWFGWGMPVATPLKSASASEGKNSATQPHLVVPDTGYNTVPITAIPYSDYSSPLGDHLTPAVKEKIWTGQYIDFYELLNRQIEVRDIDKDDEKIKEKHRRKRPDRDWNNWVTGFTIYSGVLVKAQPWKASALFQYFDIIRRAQAEFEGLAWLRYDEAFRMRSAIRPEMRWDETHPGLWLQHMTPAKCNLGDRFDCGHLNIQSTETTDAQQREGQPRWPCYEFNNKGTCVRSPCRFNHVCIACGGKHPKINCSKAGSQRQDKMGGSNKKSEGGTGVMRKGNHAN; this is encoded by the coding sequence ATGGAGACAGCAGACAGCCAAGATGCAGCAGAGGGGACATCAGGCAGGTACAGCCCATATGATGAACCCTCTACGAGTTCTCAAGGGGCTGTTGAGGCATCGGGAACAGCGAGGGCAGTTTCTGGTGAGTATGGGGGTGCACACAACGCGGCCAGTCAATCGGCATCTTGGCCATGGCTTGGAGGCTTGCAGCAGCCATTTGCCTCACCAAATGCTTGCACAACACCTACTATGGCCTGGCCGGGTGGTTTTTGGCCCCCTATGGGCCCACAATGGTTTGGTTGGGGTATGCCGGTCGCCACCCCGTTAAAATCAGCATCGGCCAGCGAGGGTAAGAATTCAGCAACACAGCCGCACCTGGTGGTGCCCGATACAGGTTATAATACAGTTCCAATAACTGCGATTCCGTATTCAGATTATAGTTCGCCACTGGGAGATCATTTGACCCCGGCGGTGAAGGAGAAGATTTGGACTGGACAgtacattgatttttatgaacTCCTTAACCGGCAGATTGAGGTCCGGGACATAGATAAGGACGAcgaaaaaattaaagagaaacacAGGCGAAAGAGGCCTGATAGGGATTGGAATAATTGGGTCACTGGATTCACTATATATTCAGGGGTACTGGTTAAAGCACAACCCTGGAAGGCATCAGCTTTATTCCAGTATTTCGACATAATCCGTAGAGCACAAGCTGAATTTGAAGGCCTGGCTTGGCTTCGATATGACGAAGCGTTTAGAATGAGGAGTGCAATCAGGCCTGAGATGAGATGGGATGAGACACACCCTGGGCTTTGGTTGCAACACATGACGCCCGCCAAATGCAATTTGGGGGACAGATTTGACTGTGGTCATCTGAATATACAATCTACAGAGACCACCGATGCACAGCAGAGGGAAGGTCAGCCTCGGTGGCCATGCTATGAATTTAATAATAAAGGTACATGTGTAAGGTCCCCATGCAGGTTTAACCATGTCTGCATTGCATGTGGGGGAAAGCACCCTAAAATCAACTGCTCTAAAGCAGGGTCGCAGCGGCAAGACAAAATGGGAGGATccaacaagaaatcagaagggggtACTGGTGTTATGAGAAAGGGGAACCATGCCAACTAG